The window TTGCTCGAACATCCTGAAGATGGCACAGTATAAAGTTTAAATTAGAATTAGCAAGTTCAAAACTCATGATATAGCTAAAACAGATTAAATTTCCAATAGCTAGACATATTTTATCTAGGTCTGAAGAAACAAGTTGAAATGCGATTTTCATCTGAACGAGCTTCAACGTGATTCTTATTCCGAAATATATGCAAAATCTCActcaaataacattaaaaaagaaacattagaTAGTGTAATCTATTCAGAAACGATCTGAGGATGGCCATAGACTGACTGCATTTGACAATAGGACTACTCGATCGAGCCGACTAGGGCTCGAAACTGTTCCACGTCCAAAACAACTAAAACTAAAAGTTACTCACCAGAATCATACCTTGAGGGCAATTGTCTTTCAACTTGAAATTTATACGCATATTATCACTACAATTTAGTATGACTACAGCATAACtgccaagaaagaaaaaaatggaatattAATCAATCTACTCCTCAACGCATGCGTGATTTTagaaatgcataaacacataagACATAGTTGAGTGGTTAATACTTTTAATGTGTAAATTTCGAAGCATCGTGTTAAATTCTAGTCTAGTACttttgcatataaacacatatacatacataaatacatacatactacttgcATACaaacaagtacacatacatgtgtacataattCATAACAGCAACACGTAAAAAAGCATATTCATACTTCTGTTCTAAAGCATCAATTTCTAATCGGGATAGTTAAGTCGtgcaatgttttgtttttgaagttCAACATTCCTGCGCCTGATTACATTATCGCGAAAGAAAAAGGGCAAAAAGAGCAGTGGCTGCAGTACATGAGCTCATTTTAGTCGCGCTCGAAAATCAAAACAGGGAATATTCACACAAGACTGTTTTGATCGAGAGGTATCGTTTATcacgcttttttttctttttcatgtcgTCAGGCGACCAGGAATGAGTTTTATATGGATGGACACAAGTATTTGAATTAGGTACAGCGAAGAAAGAGACATGAATAAAGCAAAATCTGCTTTATTTACCACCATGCACCTTATTACGCGTCACTTGTTACGATTTTATGGCAAAGACCGTGATCACTCGCGATTTCCAGCCTCCCTACACTCTGGAGTTTTTCCCTGCAGACTTCCTTTGTTCTCAGTCATTGAATTTTCCTTGAATGGTCAACGATTTCAGGTGGTAGAAGGGATCGAAGAAAATTCTTCACGGAAACTTCGTATTAACGTTAAAGCGTTTTCCAGAGagtgttttaaaattaaaaaaaagtaaaaacaaacaaacaaaaagacttGGAAGCGTGGTATCGAAAGTGAAAGgaactattttgagagaatgaaaggtaaagttgactcccGAGGAAtctgaacttacaacgtaaaaccagaaaaatgccgctaaacaattTTTCCGgcgtagtaacgattctgccagctagctgccttaCAATGCTGTTTAGTATAAAAAATTATAGAGCCTGACATATGGTGGgtgccccctcgttatcgtgtatggccattgcacgaagcttaatcaatgttgttatcgtgcaatgcctgtgcaagaagatttttttaaagtgaggaaaggctgtgcactgagtcaatcccactcactaagcaacagcagccataatctgaaaagaagaacaagtcaacatcatcggtaaccactgagccgcaggttttatgtcggagttatcccagttacctgagttaacttctcctagaaggatgccctaacaaaggctaggagtctttcactcccaatggtttaaccgcgcgatcgggtattcagtccgattatttctatgtccccgcgcatgatacagccttaagacttttattggatggccgttgactctcaagagttcctctgccctttgacgggttttgtttttcatcccgcagggtgtccaataaacaccctcctcaccaaataagcgcgcgtgtgtgtgccgGTCTTCCTTGGACTTGTCTCTCGCGTCAGTTCAGAACGTCTGCCTTCCTGGTGTTtgttgctgaagaggagataaccattCTAAAATGCACGCATACATCCCAAAGATTAGGGAATGTTGCAAACTGACTCAGTGTGATAATACTTTACTGTCAGCGCAGAAGCAAtaccgagagtttcgtgcgttggcacatcaaattaataaaaatatccaAATACTCGAATTTTGAGCTCTATTTTTCCTCTTTGCACTAACatagctcggcaaaagagaccgatagaataagtactgagcttacaaagaataagtcccggggtcgatttgctcgactaaaggcggtgctccagcatggccgcagtcaaatgactgaaacaagtaaaagagtatatatatgtatgtgtttgtatatatatatatatatatatatgtatgtatagctaaccctaaaattaaaatatatatatatatgtgtgtgtgtgtgtgtgtgacctcgtgcgtaccgttggcgatatttttcctctgtcttcccttctctggatctttccttctccaatgtttccgacgaagggctccgctcgaaacgttaaaccctccttctttcctcagcgtccaatactactatatttgttccacgtcctcgctttgttgtgcttttttgtgctttcttgtttggattaactatatatatatatatatatatataaatatatatatatatatatatatatatatatatatatatatatatatatatatttatatatatatatatataaatatatatatacatatatatatatatatatacatatatatatgtatatatatatttgtgttttcgtGTACGCAAAACAAGACACGTGAATCTGTTctctatatgcacatacataaacatattcctTTAAGTATAAGCACGCAAACAGAAATacaggcatatgtgtatatgaagccatggacatacatattcataaaaagaaaacatacctACTATAGAATATACCAAAGTCATTAGTTTCGAATGTACGAAACGAAGCGTTTGCTTGGAGACCAAGAACGATATCCGACATAGCCATCTACAAAATAAAGTTATGTTTCATTGTAATAGTGGTATAAATTTCTATAATAGATAGAAATCCGGACAAAATAAATTTCGCTGTTTGGTTACGTATCTTTTCATTCAGATTTCAAAATACACTAGGATCAGTCAGTGGCTTTGCATTCGTTGTCTAGGGTTCGATGTAGTAAACacgaattaaataataatatagataatttaACGAGTAAGTTTACTCATGTAATTTGGTTTCACTATTCAAATTTGCCAAAACATTCatgcgtccccgtaaattagcggttcgacgaAGAGACGGAGAGAATAAGTTCAAGGCTTAGAAAAgaaatactggtgtcgattcattcattcgactcaaggcggtgccccagcatggccgcagtctaatgactgaagcaagtatagGATGAAAGAGATAgggtatgtaatgtatgcagattatatgtatatatatatatatatatatatatatatataagggtagttGGCGGGCAATTTAAATCTGACCttgtacacacgtgcatatatatgtatgtttggacgttcgtatatgtaagtacaacgtgtgttctgtatatatatatatatatatatatatatatatatatatatatatatatttgtatttatgtgctaatgtggtatattcaactgacgaaagcagagcttatttgaagcaggatcttgaattatccagtaatatctttttgctagtttattttgtctctctgtcttatctcgTGGTGCCATATGAACATTTTAGGgggttttagagtcagggtttgactgctatttcggcatggtggtgtctctcagatacccttatttatagttgtgaaaaattattacctctgtatggtatttattcccatgctgaccacttgataatatcgatatttaaatattgatattatccttatttataaatatatatatatatatatatatatatatatatatatatatatatatatatatatatatatatatatacatatatatatatataacattaaatttagggtaaaaattgatatttatcaattagaaccagtggtctagcatattaaagaaagaatccgaagattaaaatatttatatataccaattaaggactgaacacgaaaaagtggacagtcaacatgctagatatagacgtcaaatcgccattctccacaaaaagtctatgttctcagatcagactcaacacaaaaccaaaacaataaacaagtgaaaaatatttacccatgtactaaattcagtttcggctgttattttccgcaaggaaaagtgcagccatcatcagcatggtcccatataaaatgtaatttgctgtactaaatgccaacacgataccgaaatatcgcgtgcatggagtacggcctattacatttgaaatatatatttcaaatgtctctaattttggcgcgatgagacccgagaaaactagcctgcagctaatagttagcagcagttaatttatcggttagagaacaaatatttatataacattaaatttagggtaaaaattgatatttatcaattagaaccagtggtctagcatattaaagatatttcggtatcgtgttggcatttagtacagcaaattacattttatatgggaccatgctgatgatggctgcacttttccttgcggaaaataacagccgaaactgaatttagtacatgggtaaatatttatttcgtatatttttcacttgtttattgttttggttttgtgttgagtttgatctgagaacatagactttttgtggagaatggcgatttgacgtctatatctagcatgttgactgtccactttttcgtgttcagtccttaattggtatatataaatattttaatcttcggattctttctttaatatgctagaccactggttctaattgataaatatcaatttttaccctaaatttaatgttatataaatatttgttctctaaccgataaattaactgctgctaactattagctgcaggctagttttctcgggtctcatcgcgccaaaattagagacatttgaaatatatatttcaaatgtaataggccgtactccatgcacgcgatatttcggtatcgtgttggcatttagtacagcaaattacattttatatgggaccatgctgatgatggctgcacttttccttgcggaaaataacagccgaaactgaatttagtacatgggtaaatatttttcacttgtttattgttttggttttgtgttgagtctgatctgagaacatagactttttgtggagaatggcgatttgacgtctatatctagcatgttgactgtccactttttcgtgttcagtccttaattggtatatatatatatatatatatatatatatatatatatataattccaagagaaCTAGAGGTtatgaatccaaccaactaagggataatatctatccaatatactgctggtagaataaacaattattaatacactAGTGTTTTTTCTTTACATGGAAATTACACTCCTGAATGTAATAAATGTGTGAAGGTAAACCGTTTTTTACCTttaatttatacagcaataagaaaatgcagGGGATCAAGagttggtattcatcaacttttagacattatattatgtctatttatttatttttataaaaacaattataatccatacatatacaacgtattatgctttacatatataatatgtaatatataaagtaccagtaattattaaaatatataacgtagagcaTAGAAAGTAGGATAGtctgttacagctgtttcagccaagaggccaaAAGTACCCCTCTCTACTTCCATCCCgtcagtgaactgaagtatttggtagataagattaaGGTACTTGGGTGTGTCTCTGGGCTTCGTCAGTTTTGTCAgtgagcacacacaaacattcacactcacacacacattcattgccttttatttgtgtttatatgtatctttgtgtgtgcgtgagtatgtattggtgtgtgtgtcactgttgaaGTCGCTCCttcaacttcacacacacacacacacattcattgccttttatttgcgtgtatgtgtatccatgtgtgtgcatgagtatgtattggtgtgtgtgtgtgtgtgtgtgtgtgtgtgtgtgtgtgtgtgtgtgtgactgttgaaGGCGTTCCTTCAactcgtttgtgtatatattggctTAGTGGTATAAGAATGTTTTGAAACTGTGACTATGATGCAAGTTTCGAGTACTTGTTAACTTTTTTCTCCTcgtcttctaatagtaattaccCAACTTTCTAGGTTCTTCTCACAGATATCCCGCGTTCAAAAATTATacgggtatttaaaaaaaaatttaattcaataaatatgGTTTTTATATAACGcatacattaatagaataaaatatcgGTTTTCCAAAAAGCGAATTAAAACCTAAAAGAGAAAGCGaaagactttgcaaatgaaactggaatactccgcagtgaatgcaattaatatttaaatctgtgaagaattggacgcagtgaatgcaatgagtatttaaatttgcgagaaattggaGTTACGAAAATTCAAAAAACTTGAGAAATCGAAGTTATAGGAAATTTCtgagaacatgaatttataaaaatattttcagacggtcaatcctttaataattgctttcttttagtacttttaataattgttacatacgtAATTAATAAGCAACATCGCCATAGTTAATAGCTTCAAAATGTGCAAATTTTTGGTATTTTTAGCCACAGACATATAGGTACCTGTTTTCATAGTAACAGGACATGCATTGGGAACTTTCctgtataaaacatgtatatttaCCAAATATTTCATTTGCTTACAATTTGTTTTTCTGCTCTTAAAACTACATAGTGTATTGTTTACTCTTTTttcgcattaaatgcatattgaatactCAAAACTACGAAATATGTTTGTTCTTTACTGAAATTTTTGGTTATTTTcgcttattaaatatttaaaacacgtGCTATCGTCGCAATGCTGGCATTATTGTTTTGTCGTCTTACGATAGCAGTCATGCACGAAATGACAAGTcccaaatcttgttttctgacagtgtgaaaatgatcaaactttaaatctctgcaacttaaaaaaaaaaatcagagacaagTGAATTAGGCCCTCAGATTtagcatgaaaaattacatcaaaacatcaaatttgaaaatattcacttaattttaaCATTTCAAAAAGTGCAGCCAAACAAAAAAGATCCGAATGGGGATCCGCAAAAATATTTTTAGGGTccctgaaaaaaatttgctttagatttatgtattagtatgtattgcaagaaacagctatggAAAGTTCTGAAAAAGCTTGGTACACCTGACAAGATGTGGAATGTTATCATCTTTCATGAGGGAATGAAGGCTGCTCTCGTGTCCGGTGGGGAATCTTCGGCTTCATTTGACGTTAGAAACGGCACAAAGCAAGGTTGTGTTATAGCTCCTGTTTTGTTTGCATTCTTCTTTTCAGAGATGCTGAGTTATGCTTTTGGCGACATACAAAGTGGTGTCAAATCCCAGTTTCGAACAAGTGGTGGACTATTCAATCATCAGCGTTTCAAAGCCAGAACACTGCTACGCACCAGCATCATTCGTGACCTACTTTCTGCAGATGCTGCTGCACTAGTAGCGACTTCCTTAGAGGAAGCTCAGGAACTTCTAGACCAGTTTCTGCTGTGTGTAAAGCCTTTGGTTTGACCATcaacataaagaaaatagaagCACTCCATCAACCTTGCCCTACTTTTAAACAGATTCGAAGTGTCAAGCTGAAGCCACTGGTTCATGATTTTCCTGACAATTATGAGAAATCATTTACATATCTTGAtaataaagtgaaagtagagcGCTTCCCTTCGTGATGAAATCGTCAACAGTCTTGCAAAGGCAACCAAAGCATTTGGCAAAGTCCGCCATCGCCTATGGAATGAAAAGGGTATCAAACTTGATAACAAACTACAGGTCTATAAAGCAGCCATTCTTACTACTCTCTTTTATGTCTCAGAATCGTGGATACCCTATAGACGACACATTAACTAACTAGACATCTTCCACAAAGACTGCCTGAGGACAATCTGCAGTTATTCACTAAAAAACAGAGTTTCTGATGCCGACTTGTTTAGCAAGTGTAACATTGGTGGAACTGAGAGCTTCCTTATACAATCACAATTGCGCTGGGCAGGCCATGTCATCAGAATGAGTGACGAAAGAATACCCAAAGTCAGTTTGAGAATGGGCACAGGAACGTTGTTCGACCATGGTCCAGCtataaggacaagctgaagaGTAACCTCTTAGAAATGAAGAGAGCTCGCAACACCTTTGAGCGAACAGCCCTGGAACGAACAAATTGGAAGTCGTTATTTCAAAATAGTATTAAAAATCTTGCtgcaaccagcattaacaggctTCGGGGTGCAAAGCAAAGGAGAAAGGTGGCTGCAAATATATCACCGACACTGGCCTGTAATCTTCATACTTGCAACATCTGCAGCCTTTGTAAATCGTTGGCAGGACTTAAATGTCACATTCgacataagcattatgactgacaaagaaagagtacGTTGTCGGAGCCTCATACAACGAAACGAAACCAACGGGAGAGTCcagcataaataaacatacatacatgcatgcatatatatatatatatatatatatatgtgtgtgtgtgtgtgtgtgtgtgtgtgtgtggatgagtgtATATTTGTTTCTGCGCATGTTTGTCCACCCACTACCGTTGCTGGATTGTTTACGCAGCggcaacttagcggtttggcaaaagatatcgatatcaTAAGTGCtagatttacagaaaaaaaaagtagtgaTTGATTTGGTTGACCAACCTcatcaaggtggtgtcccagtatggccgtgTGGTCTCAATGCAATGATAAAGCAATTAAATAATGTAAGATAAATCATATGTAAGTAAAACAAGGGCCATTTAAAAGAACAACATCAGGAAATTTGtattaaatatacacattaaaGCAAGCATCACTTACTGCAACATCTTTTGTATCACCGACTGTATAACCTGTACAGGGATTCCAAGAATACTTTTGAAATTCTGAATCAATCGTGAATCtttgaagagaaaaggaaaaatatgtatattagataCAGAAGTAGTGTTTGCAAAAATTTGAATATAAACATTTACTTGATTACTAAAGGTTCCAGTGAAAATATTGGTAGTATAATTTTGTCAAAACTGTTCTCTGTGTTGCATCTTTACTGACACGCTGAGAGAACTATTTCGCACAACTGATGTAATCCATCAATTTGTGCTTGTTTATATAAACTGTATTTAACGTGTTATTTTTGTGAAGAGATTGGCGCAGGTGTGgtcgtgtgataagaagcttgcttcccaaacacatggttctgaattctgtcccattgcgtggtaccttgggcaattgtcttctactatagcttcaggcctaccaaaggcttgtgagtggatttggtagacagaaaataaaagaagcccgttgtatatatttgtgtgcgtgtgtatgtatatatatatatacatatacatatgtgtgtgagagtgtttccccccccccactgcttgacaaccgttgttggggtgtttacatctctgtaatttagcGGTGGGGCAAAAGGGAATGATAGataaatactagactttaaaaataagttctgtggccaatttgttcgactaaacccctttaaagcagtgctccagcatggcttccgtCAAATATacctgaaactagtaaaagaataaaagaataaaatgttctgAGTCAAATTCTACCATTTTCTGATACACAAAACGTGATTGATTTTTAGTTGAATTTGTGAAATGTCAGCACTCTCAGGAAAACGCTGCAATTACAAAAGGGGGAATCATCAAAAGTGTCATAATCCTGATTAAAAACATCTGCAACAGTTAAAGACTGAAAATCATTCTGTAACTTTATGGTTCTGTATGGAAGTGTAATAGACGGATACATTTACTTTGGACAACCAACATATAGACCAGTGGTTTtaaaccagggttccgccagtacagtccaagggttccgcaagaagttacaaaactgctaaaatcggcagtaatttttaattctcctgtgcagatatgtgtgcataagactattaaattattgcacacgGGTTCCTCGAACCAGTGGAatgcttccttggggttccgctccagcaaaaatgttgaaaagcactgatatagacAGTGGAGTGAACCTCAATTAAAATCCTTGCTGCTTGCAGTATAGCAATTGACCTAATCCATGGCTGAGaaaagaaacatgtatatataaactcaagTATATAAAACCCCTTTGAGCATTGAGCAATGCGGCTGAATGACACCGGTATAAGTCGTGATGGGTTATGTGATAGTCGGAgaagggaaacagagagagagagagagagagagaaaagaaattaaaagaagcagaGTAAAGGAAAGACAGAGTGgcacaaaaatatttcaagaatatttCTACAGATGGGTTAAAAATTAATGAGTGCGATtatcaggattaaataaaaagaagacaacaaacggaaactatgacatacctacatacaaatacatacacaaacacacacacacacaaactctcacacacacataggcgcaggagtggctgtgtggtaagtagcttgctaaccaaccacatggttccgtgttcagtcccactgcgtggcatcttgggcaagtgtcttctgctatagccccgggccgaccaatgccttgtgagtggatttggtagacggaaactgaaagaagcctgtcgtatatatgtatatatatatgtgtgtttgtgtgtctgtgtttgtccccctagcatcgcttgacaaccgatgctggtgtgtttacgtcctcgtcacttagcggttcggcaaaaaagagaccgatagaataagtactgggcttacaaagaataagtcccggggtcgagttgctcgattaaaggcggtgctccagcatggccgcagtcaaatgactgaaacaagtaaagagagaaaatatatatatatatatatatatatatcactggtcCTACAAAGttataattgaagacacttgcccacgatgcCACACAGTGGCTCTGTACCTGAAATCACGTGGTtgtgaaacgaacttcttaacatCACAGCTATGTCTGGTCCTATAAGTAAGGTAACATTTAGTAAATTtggccatctatctatctatctatctatctatctatctatctatctatctatctatctagatagatagatagatagatagatagatagatagatagatagatagatagatagatagatagatagatagatagatagatagacagatagatagatagatatagattcacatatgtatgtgtgtaggttttatgcatgtatgcatgtacgtttatCAGTCAGGAAGTCCATTTGACATTCAGTCAGTTTTCATAAAATTTACTTGACTGAGTTTTTTTTCCCCTGAGGGTGGGGCGAACGAACTTTTATTAACCATAAATTTttataggaagaaaagaaaaggaagaaaaaagattaaattgTGGAGAAAGATCCCAGAGTTACTTCaacaaggaaataaagaaaaagaaaaaaggtggggtggggtggggcgaATTCAGTCACAAATGATTGAGGATGTGGTTGAAGTAACATATTGTACAGCCCAGTTCAAATGGTATGTTCAGTCGCACCTTGCAGACACAATTGCAAAGGCCTTGTTGGGAAGAACGGCCTGCGACACTTGCTGCAACAACCACCCCTCCACGCAGGTCTTATTTCTCAGAAGAGCTGCTATTATCCCTATTTTACGGAGGAAATCAGTAGTGTAGGGTTCAAGAACACCTACGTACTCAATGGCGACTAGTACAAACACAGTCAGGCCCCTTTGTTTATATATCTTCCTCTCCTCTGTGTTAAGGGTGTCGGTAGCTGGGTTGACACCGATACAGCAAGGTTGGagacggaaaatgtgttgcagtGTATGGCGTATAAGAATAAGGATCTGCCTCCCTCGTATGGAAAGAGGGTCAGTATGTCGAGGCACTCACCATCCCAGTGATCAAGACCTACTGGCTCTCGTTGTGACGGGAAGCCGGTTGCATCGAAGTCCCTTATGATGATTATTGTTCAGAGTGGTGTTTCAGGGATCAGGCCTGTGTTATGATTGCTGTGTTCATCTTTAAAAATTTGTATCGTTAAAACACATATCTAGTTATGGTTTAAGTTATTGTGCCTCGTGCAATTATATTAGACAGAGATCAATTCGATTACAAAAATAGTATTATACCTCACGTAGCAAACTAGCTTCACACAGAACTATTCGTTTTAACAACTTAAGTGAAGTAATAATATACGTAGttgtcataaaatataaaaaagtgcgTTACCTTGGTCTTGGTTTAGTATCAAGAAAATGTAGATTAATTTCTGTACCATTTTCGAAAGTACATGAACAGCTATCATTTTTTAGACATTTTCCACCTGCTGATATTGATTTTGTTCTTAAATTATGTCCATTGCTATAGCACGATACTTGTAGGATACCATGTAAAATATACAGTATAATTAAGCAGATCGAATAGTGAGACATCGTTTTGTTCTCCAGCAACAATTTCGTAGATAAAATAGTAAGAAAGAGATTTCAAATCTTATGTACTTCAGGGCAACTTAATGCTTGTTGTTTGTTATTATGGAAAATATGAGTAAGGTAGTGACatgaaatagataaaagaaaatgttgtCATTACTAACAGTATTTAGTGAAAAGTAAAATGTACCTAACCTACTTCCTTACTTAGCTAACATTTTAAGTCACGCTCGAGTGAATTGTAACTTGTATGTAATTTGAA of the Octopus sinensis linkage group LG1, ASM634580v1, whole genome shotgun sequence genome contains:
- the LOC115214345 gene encoding uncharacterized protein LOC115214345 isoform X2, which translates into the protein MSHYSICLIILYILHGILQVSCYSNGHNLRTKSISAGGKCLKNDSCSCTFENGTEINLHFLDTKPRPRFTIDSEFQKYSWNPCTGYTVGDTKDVAMAMSDIVLGLQANASFRTFETNDFGIFYSSYAVVILNCSDNMRINFKLKDNCPQGMILCFEYSGPCHIKTPHVPVEPKKLSTGSIISIVTFSIIIVYLVGGCLVTSFYLNSTGMERCPNVTLWSKLGSLIKDGFSYTFSKVKSSSRSSYESI
- the LOC115214345 gene encoding uncharacterized protein LOC115214345 isoform X1, which translates into the protein MSHYSICLIILYILHGILQVSCYSNGHNLRTKSISAGGKCLKNDSCSCTFENGTEINLHFLDTKPRPRFTIDSEFQKYSWNPCTGYTVGDTKDVAMAMSDIVLGLQANASFRTFETNDFGIFYSSYAVVILNCSDNMRINFKLKDNCPQGMILCFEYSGPCHIKTPHVPVEPKKLSTGSIISIVTFSIIIVYLVGGCLVTSFYLNSTGMERCPNVTLWSKLGSLIKVRNPRLNNELKYKVYNIPRFETQGLTPN